The genomic segment TAAATACTAAATTTAAACTTGAActttaatataataaagaacGAAAGAACTATTGAATATAtactgtaaaatatatatataacaaaatcataaatattatatattaatcaacAAGATAGCCAAAACACCTGAAGAAACTTACTTGCaatgtgattttaaaaacttactTGATCATGAAGCTAGAAGACCTCAGAGGATAATCATCCCAAAAGGGgtgattttaaaaacaaattgaaaatctCACATTTTTACCTGCAACTTCAAAAAGCTAATTAACTTAGATTTCCAAGCTAAAAAGCATTTCAAAagaacacaaattcaaaacaaaatgttatatatagTAGTGCGTCACTACATGATTCCATAACGTACGACGGCTAAGAGTTATATACTTGCACTTGCACCATGAAAAAAGTAAACTTTCTTTTCAACCAAAACAGTGTTTTCATAAGGTCTTCAGCAGTAGAGAAATAAGCTAACCATTATCAAAGGTTTACAAGTGAAACAATGTCAACAGCATAAAGCCAAAAAAAGACAATACACAATCATCCAACAAAATGATACAATACCAACAAAACGTTTCACCACATCCAAGCCTGTCCTGTATGTCATTCATCAAACGATAACAGCAAGAGCATGCTCGAATTCATATGACACGGGGACTGTAAGCACTGCCTCATACCACTCGACCTTCCCCCAAATCTCCTCACTGTTGGGCCTTTCAAGCGCAATCACCGCGCACCAAATTGTCTTGTACTTACCTTTACGAGGAGACACAAGACTGGCCCAAAAAGCAGCCATCTTTCCACCATAATCCACCAACTTCACATAGACATTCTTGCCAAACTTAGGTAGTAGTCCTTTCAAACCTTTCACATTTTTCCACAAACTCTGCTTAGTGTCATACCATCGGATAGCTCCACCATAACGGAACAAAACATTATCTATAGTGCAATTACAAGACCAACACCAACTCCGAGCCATCTGACAATCGACAAAGTCCAATCTACATTCCTCTAGATCATAAGCCATAGCCATCCTCCCAAACACCATGCAGAACTTTCCTTCAACACATGCGCTTATTGATAGACCACCCCAGTTTTGCCCCCAATAAGGAATGGGCATATGATCCCAAATTTGGGTCTTTGAGTCGAATATCTCGATCGGGTACAAGGAATCTGTATCCTCGTCTTGGTTGCCTCCAGCTACATAGATCTTTCCATCAATGACGGTAGCAAAAGTGTGTAACATTTCCCTCTTCATGCTTGGAGCTTCACGCAACGTGTGAGACCGGCAGTCTAGGACCAAGACTCTAGATGAAGGCACATTCTCATTCTCAATGTATCCGCCAAAGAAGTAGATATCAGAACCAACGGAAGCGTGACCTGACCAGTGCGCAAGAGGAGGATTTGGAACTGGGATTGGGATCAGAATGTTGCCCCTtgacttcttcgtcttcttagTCTTCCTGGTGCCTTTAGTTAGGGTTCGATCAGGTTTGAGGCAGTGAGTGAACCAGAGAGGGTTACTATCAGGATTCCTCTCCTGTAAACACAGATAGAGACAGCTCTCGGTCCGGCCTAAGAGTGACCGAGTCTCGTAAAGCTCAGGTGATGCAATGAGAGATCGAAAGCTCTTGGATACGAGAGAGAGAATCGGGTAATACACTCTCGAGACGCGTGCGAAGATACTCAATAACATATCGTCAGGAAGTGACGGAATCGGCGTCGGCGGCGGTGAATGTGATAGCTTCTTTTTCTTAAGCGATggtttcttcgtcgtcgtcgtcaccgtattcctcttcctcttcggGGAATACATTGGCGGAACTAAGAAATAAGCCGTTAAGCAACCAACCTCCCGAtgtcttcagcttcttcttctccgacttgCAGAGAACAGACTCAGGTGAGAAATTTAGGGATTTCACTTCACTTCGCTGCTGTGAGTGTCGTCGAGCGCGTTTTACGTACTCTCTCAAACATGGGCTTAATAAATATAATGGGCCTCAAAATGCGAGTGAAAAAATCTAACATTAGACAATCCACCAAATTTTAACAGCccaataaaacataaataatcaTTAACACGttgctagaaaaaaaaaagacttcttTGACTCTTTAGGTAcagaacattttaaaaaaaggaaatactatattttaagggggtgtattcaaacaatgattttagaggatttgatgagatttaagaaatttagaattttgatagattttagggaagttgatatgatttatagtaaaattctttcaaatcccacctaaaattatgagatttagatttctatatttttaactaaacaaatcctctcaaatcctccagaatccctataacttattaaaatccaaatctccaaactgttttgaataacagtggattttaaagtagatttttaaatcatcagttcaataacagtggatttcagaagacttttacacaaatcacttaaaatgtcaagttgaatacattgttttttttttttcaacaccctactttttacattttaatacTCCACATCATCATTTCTTTCCTCCACCTAATAATTCAACATTCATTCTATTTTTATCATTTacaatggttttgtttaataaaatttaacaccttactttatttattttattattttattcttatatgttcaaataaaatgaaacaaatctttatttatagagtatgaaaaataataaattttgatgtaaagcaaaataaaataaaaatttgattactataaaataaatgatatcaaatactccctctgtcccataaagattgatgtttcgagatattttttgtcccacaaagattgatgttttgtaagcttcaaaaagtaatcattgaaaatatttaaaattttgaattgttattagtttaaaattatataatatctttttagtcaaagaaaaaaaaatatatttaaactcagtaatcattgttttattaaaatgtgtaatatcccaaaacatcaatctttgtgggacagaAGGAGTAGTTATGATGAAAATTAAAGTATAAAGAATTTTTAACAACCAATAATAATGCATCATGTGTCTTAGTGGTCcccatttttgtttattcaacatGGTTTAATccacatagatttttttttcatttttcaacacCCCCATTGTATGAATTCAACAGTTGAATTTATAATTCAACACCCCCATTGTATGAATTCAACAGTTGAATTTATTATTCAACACCCATTGTATGAATTCAACAGTTTAATTTATAATTCAACACCCCCATTGTACATAGTCTAACGAGTTGCAAATTTTGGAAAGGCTTTTACTTTCATAATTTACCTTCCCGAAAAGCTGAAAGAAGCTTTGACCGCAAACTATAATAAATACTCGTCTCAACAAATGCTTCTCCTCCATAAACGAAGAGGAAGGAGAGGTTCCAAGACAAAGACATCCACATGATGAATTGTaagctgttttgttttttttctttctaac from the Camelina sativa cultivar DH55 chromosome 12, Cs, whole genome shotgun sequence genome contains:
- the LOC104729274 gene encoding F-box/kelch-repeat protein At4g39570-like, translated to MYSPKRKRNTVTTTTKKPSLKKKKLSHSPPPTPIPSLPDDMLLSIFARVSRVYYPILSLVSKSFRSLIASPELYETRSLLGRTESCLYLCLQERNPDSNPLWFTHCLKPDRTLTKGTRKTKKTKKSRGNILIPIPVPNPPLAHWSGHASVGSDIYFFGGYIENENVPSSRVLVLDCRSHTLREAPSMKREMLHTFATVIDGKIYVAGGNQDEDTDSLYPIEIFDSKTQIWDHMPIPYWGQNWGGLSISACVEGKFCMVFGRMAMAYDLEECRLDFVDCQMARSWCWSCNCTIDNVLFRYGGAIRWYDTKQSLWKNVKGLKGLLPKFGKNVYVKLVDYGGKMAAFWASLVSPRKGKYKTIWCAVIALERPNSEEIWGKVEWYEAVLTVPVSYEFEHALAVIV